From the Lampris incognitus isolate fLamInc1 chromosome 10, fLamInc1.hap2, whole genome shotgun sequence genome, one window contains:
- the LOC130119859 gene encoding transmembrane protein 100 — MCCQGTSRQCTDRPPEREGEKGKVTDQTPEKIPEGSSSGTGGATARSLDLPVCSTRMGCTTGHLACQSQPPATSGQEGQSLEAGGAKVPEVLSSLERLSQATGGMEKSWYRCIFPFGIISLVIGVAGTGVTYTYNDLPQTKVVSVVLLIVGLVLVLTASVCWTVHKKKKRKKKEGGSFTSEQCPL, encoded by the exons ATGTGCTGCCAGGGAACCAGCAGGCAGTGCACCGACAGACcgccagagagggagggagagaaggggaaAGT GACAGACCAAACTCCAGAGAAGATCCCAGAGGGCAGTAGTAGCGGCACCGGCGGCGCCACAGCCCGATCTCTGGACCTCCCAGTCTGCAGCACCAGGATGGGCTGCACCACGGGCCACCTGGCCTGCCAGTCGCAGCCCCCAGCCACCTCAGGGCAGGAGGGACAGTCCTTGGAAGCTGGTGGCGCCAAGGTCCCGGAGGTGCTCTCCTCCCTAGAGCGTTTGTCCCAAGCCACCGGGGGCATGGAGAAGTCCTGGTACCGCTGCATCTTTCCTTTCGGCATCATCTCCCTGGTGATTGGAGTAGCAGGAACCGGGGTGACCTACACCTACAATGACCTGCCACAGACCAAAGTGGTGTCTGTCGTGCTACTTATCGTGGGTCTAGTGCTGGTGCTGACAGCTAGTGTGTGCTGGACCGtccacaagaagaagaagaggaaaaagaaagagGGAGGCTCCTTTACTTCTGAACAGTGCCCCCTGTGA
- the LOC130119962 gene encoding uncharacterized protein LOC130119962 has translation MSLFSAVEGAIKLCKDEQTKMHMDMQHYREILQCLKPQNKIVTEDTEEDTEKDPDILPEEREELELLERALKEALRIRSSTETLKEPQDCNRQYVAIKEQDGKIVKPKESIRASGTTKLKQATIRPISKSSSQHRKESKTSPSSVHGRRATTGHHSKKSRARVNGSSSQKCPVSSAAVVPHRAPRKVQQAVSSSSSLNQGQSHASITHSKYEAIQRSLLSGGDMGKAATTLVPSHKNQKSVSHKDETSAHSSQNGISSEQIARWKSLRSKQNRLWDKVMAMQRKPVPERSHFMERMRTTFLEDWPCGSPDQTRTLLDRLIHQGQDLTHCYQIQQILAKQASKAGTDSGRRESMYKGTLESLETMAAELQKCSSNMKREWEAWDRCRPEGGCLCPAEAKGEWGNKTNVSLLPTVIYTKEEELRELEKLRMEAVLLQQEAYLHQALSDTLYPQVSSMIHGPGCPNPAVLRDTFSLLAEGGERFPSLVLDT, from the exons ATGTCACTGTTCTCTGCGGTTGAGGGGGCCATCAAGCTGTGCAAAGATGAGCAAACTAAGATGCACATGGACATGCAGCACTACAGGGAGATATTACAGTGTTT GAAACCACAGAACAAGATTGTCACCGAGGACACCGAGGAAGATACTGAAAAGG ACCCTGACATTCtaccagaggagagagaggaactaGAGTTACTGGAACGAGCACTGAAGGAAGCACTTAGAATCCGCAGCAGTACAGAAACTCTTAAAGAACCCCAGGACTGTAACAGGCAATATGTGGCTATCAAAGAACAAGATGGCAAAATTGTCAAACCCAAAGAGTCTATTCGGGCCTCTGGAACGACAAAACTCAAACAGGCAACCATTAGACCTATCTCTAAATCCAGCAGTCAGCACAGAAAAGAATCGAAGACATCACCATCCTCTGTACATGGCAGAAGAGCTACAACTGGTCATCATTCTAAGAAATCCAGAGCCAGAGTAAATGGGAGCTCCAGCCAAAAATGTCCCGTCTCATCAGCTGCTGTGGTACCTCATCGGGCACCTCGGAAAGTACAGCAAGCTGTCTCAAGTTCTTCCTCTCTCAACCAGGGTCAGTCACACGCCTCAATCACCCACTCTAAATATGAAGCAATTCAACGCAGCCTGCTGAGTGGTGGGGACATGGGCAAAGCTGCAACTACTTTGGTGCCTTCTCACAAAAACCAGAAGTCTGTTTCTCACAAAGATGAGACTAGCGCTCATAGCTCTCAGAATGG GATATCCTCTGAGCAGATAGCAAGATGGAAATCACTTAGGAGCAAGCAAAACAG GTTGTGGGACAAAGTAATGGCAATGCAAAGAAAGCCTGTGCCAGAGAGAAGTCACTTCATGGAGAGGATGAGAACTACG TTTCTTGAGGACTGGCCTTGTGGCAGCCCAGATCAGACCAGAACTCTGCTGGACAGACTGATCCACCAAGGTCAAGACCTTACCCACTGCTACCAGATCCAACAGATCCTGGCCAAACAGGCCTCCAAGGCTGGCACAGATTCAG GCAGACGAGAAAGCATGTACAAAGGGACACTTGAGAGCCTTGAGACAATGGCAGCGGAGCTTCAAAAATGTTCAAGTAACATGAAGCGAG AGTGGGAGGCATGGGATCGATGCAGGCCAGAGGGGGGGTGTCTTTGCCCTGCTGAGGCAAAGGGTGAATGGGGCAACAAGACAAATGTCTCCCTGCTGCCCACTGTCATTTACACCAAGGAGGAAGAACTCCGAGAGCTGGAGAAGCTGAGGATGGAGGCGGTGCTGTTACAGCAGGAAGCGTACCTACATCAG GCTCTGTCAGACACACTGTACCCTCAGGTCTCCTCTATGATACACGGCCCTGGATGTCCCAACCCTGCAGTGCTCAGAGACACTTTCTCCCTCTTGGCAGAGGGAGGGGAGCGTTTCCCCAGCCTTGTGCTGGACACTTAA